The DNA segment CTGTGCGCGATAACAGCAAACGATTCACTGGCTGTAATGCCTCTATGGGAATTCCCGAAGCCGCGATCGCACTTTGCCAAACTGTTTGAAACGGTTCCACTAAAGCACTGAAATCAGGGCATTTCTCTGTGACTGTGTGACCAAATTCTGCTAATAATTTGACTGTTTTCATTACCCCTTGCTGACAATTAGCATCAGCTTCTCCCAAGGGGGGAATACTCGTACTAAAGGCAATTCGCAAATTACCGAGTTTTTCTGTGGTAGCGGCGAGAAATGATGGTTCAGGATTGGGTAGCCAGTAAGGATCACCAGTGAAATAGCCAGACATGATATCTAAAAGGGCAGCTGTATCAGCCACAGTCCGCCCAATCGGTCCATTAGTGGCAATTCCAGCCACCCGATTTCCTACAGGTGCATGAGTCACTCTACCCCGTGATGGTTTGATTCCTACCACACCACAGCAAGCCGCAGGCCCCCGCACTGAACCGCCACCATCAGAACCTTGAGCGATCGCACATAATCCTGCTGCTACAGATGCTGCTGCGCCACCACTGGAACCCCCAGGAGTGTATTCTAAATTCCAAGGATTTCTGGCTGGGGTAAATCCCGTAGGTTCTGTGTAAGGAAGCGAACCTAATTCTGAGGTTGCAGTTTTACCGAGAATAATAAATCCACCTTGCTTAATCCGAGTTACTACCCCATCGTCGTAGTTAGGGATATTTTGTAATAATGCCGGATTACCGTAGTTACAGGGTACACCTGCCACAGCATTGAGGTCTTTAATCGAAATTGGCACACCAAAAAATAGCGGTAACTCTGAGGTAGTTGTCAGTGTATCGGTTTTGACTTTAGCATCTGCGATCGCCAATTCTGCTGTCACTGTAAAGTAACTTCCCAATTGGGGGTTCAATTGCTGAATCCGCTTTAAATATAATTCCACCAACTCTAAAGGCGATACTTCCCGCTGACGAATCAAGTTTGCCAAATCCAGCGCTGGGGTAAAAGCTAAATCAATCTCATTCATAGGTTAGTTGATGGGCTATTTTGTCAGTTACTGAAAATTTTCCCAAAAATTGTTACTTTCATCTAATTTCTGGGAACCATACACCTTATAGATACTAATATTTGTCAATCAATCTTGAGATAGACATTCAACAGACGGGGTGACACTCTGACTCAAATCATCAACTCGCTGCATAGTCATTTTAATTGTTTCGCCTAAACTTTCGACAAATCCCCAAGGGATATTTATGGTTAATTTAGAAAAAATCGTTCATGAACTGCCGCAACTTGTTATTAGTCTTAAGTTGAATCTTGGGAATTCACACGAAATAATGCAACAAGTTATCCTGATCAATAATATTCAGGACGAACTGCGGAATCTGCAAAAAATGATTATTCAAGAACTGAGATTTGCCACAATTAAAAATTATTCAATTCATACCTTACCTCGTCTTGGTACAATAGCAAGTTTGTTTCTGCCTCATATTCGTGTACTAGAGACAGATATTAATGCTAGATCAAAATATATTACAGCAAAGTTTGGTAACCCATACACAGAAATATCA comes from the Nodularia sp. NIES-3585 genome and includes:
- a CDS encoding amidase — encoded protein: MNEIDLAFTPALDLANLIRQREVSPLELVELYLKRIQQLNPQLGSYFTVTAELAIADAKVKTDTLTTTSELPLFFGVPISIKDLNAVAGVPCNYGNPALLQNIPNYDDGVVTRIKQGGFIILGKTATSELGSLPYTEPTGFTPARNPWNLEYTPGGSSGGAAASVAAGLCAIAQGSDGGGSVRGPAACCGVVGIKPSRGRVTHAPVGNRVAGIATNGPIGRTVADTAALLDIMSGYFTGDPYWLPNPEPSFLAATTEKLGNLRIAFSTSIPPLGEADANCQQGVMKTVKLLAEFGHTVTEKCPDFSALVEPFQTVWQSAIAASGIPIEALQPVNRLLLSRTGSVGEYLRAVSQMQIVARQIVAFFDTVDVLVLPVYLHSPIRVGEWANLSPEETFQKIIHWVAPCPAANATGQPAIALPVGFDSHGLPISVQLIGKPAAEATLISLAAQLEAANPWIQHRPNLPISA